The genome window AGTGTGGGATTGTTGTGTGCATTTGATTAATTTACTAAATCcacctttttgtttttgtttttgtttttttttttttggttttttttaatgcaataaAGTTGCATGTTATAGTAAGATGTAGGCTAAATAGCAATTTTTCTGTGAATTAATAAGCTAAATATGctttatatagttttttttttttttttttttttttttttttttttttttaaaaaaagggacCATATCTGCAACTCAGATCCGTTCATGTTACAAATCCGGCAATTGTTGtggctaaaattgacatgtGCTAAATCTGTCAATTCATTGATAGTGTATTTTTTAATCGTGATAGAGACTAGAGAGTAGTAATTAGTCATTTTTCTTATCACGTTATTAggggtaaaaataaataaaatattttgggtGATAAAGAAAATTCTTAAAACCATCATTCAAGAGTTTACATTTGTACTTGGTATGCTcgattgaaattatttaaaaattatattctatttGTTTGATCCTTTTTTTTCTGGGACatactcttttatttttaacatagtATAGTTAATGATATACTCTTTTTTACTTCTCATCCAATCAGCAGAAATTGGTTGAAAATTGATTGTAGTTAAtgcttttgatttatttttttcatctaaCCAATAATAATGGCATAAGAAGAGAgatcattacaaaaaaaaattatggaagTACAATTAGAAACATGTAAGCATTGAAGAAAACTGCGCAGTTagatgaaaagaagaaaacaaaataaatggtGGTTAAGGTATTAGGTGTGGAGGAGAGGTGAGTGGCAATTAGCATTCGTCCTCCTCGTCGTCCTAGGGAAGACAGGAAGGGGGAGGGGATATTTAATGTAGGGTGGGTGTGTCCCTTAGTTGTTGTCTTGTCCGATTTCCATTCTCCGATGTCCTATATATGTCCTAACCTTGGGAGCTTCAATTAATTTGAGGCTTACCCACCAAGAAATACACCAACACCCACCCACGCCATATAATTAATGTTATTCTCTTCTTGCATTGGATTTTACGAAGGTAAAAGCCAAGCAGCTGAACATTTTGGACTGCTCAACTTACTgtcatttccttttccttttcctattCCTAGTATACCCCACCGACCCAATCACAATCTTCAGCTCTAAACTCAAAACTCCCTCATAAGGTAACGTAAAAATGTGAAGTTACAAAATTATAACATTCATTGTGTTTGGAATATGGctaatcaaaatttttttaGTCGATATTTGAACATTCTAagtgtttgatttgattaaacAGCTAAACATGAGTTTTtggtaaatataatataatttgttgtcTAAATTGGTCGACACCaatcaatcttttttatacaagaaTCGTGCAGTAAGTAGTGTTTTACATTTATGAGCTGGCCAAATCATTTGTGCCGTCTGTTTGTACTTTTGATTCCTTTATTACGTGATGGATGattttttattatgaaaaattaaattaaaaatcaccTGAATCAAGCATCATCGACACAAAATGAAAGAGAAAGAATATATTACTAGCTTATCTTAAACAACTAATTTGTCAAAATCTCTCTACAAACGCTTAATACTACTGTCAAAAACAGCTAACACAAGCACGCAAAACACCCCACTGTCGTGTGTGTTTTGTTTAAGGATGTTGAAAACAGTATTGAAATGGTCAAAATGAATTGGAGGATGAGAAAGTTAATGATGTGTCTAATTCGAATGCAACAACGAGCGCAAACAATTAACAATAATGTCTGCCTGTACAAACACTATTAAATGGAACCCAGCTGCCTATATAGAACTAACAAAGTCGTTTGGAGCCGTTTGAGAACACAAGGGTCCCACTCCCCATGTTAGCTTTTTCtgcaaattcaaaaaaaaaaaaaaaacttttttttttcctcttcactcagattttcaaatttattgagTGCCATGTACTGCGTAAAAAAGTTACACTGACCCCtttgactctctctctctctctctctctctctctctgtagtTTCTTTACTGTTCTTTTCTTGAAatttgtttctctctctctctctctttggtCTTTATCTAGCAACTATATCTAACTTCACAGCCTCCTCACTGAAGATGCTCTCTCACTCTTGTTTGCTTCTGTGAAactctcttttccttttctccCTTTTGTGCCTTTCTTCTTCaactttctctttttttcaACCTTATAAGTAAGACTTTGAGTGTGAAGGGCATTACTGTAGAATCTGAGTGAGGAAGGGGATGATGAGTGCTTCAAAGTTTATCAAATGTGTCACTGTGGGTGATGGGGCTGTGGGGAAGACATGCATGCTCATTTGTTATACCAGTAACAAGTTCCCCACTGTAAGTCTTTTCCAACCCTATCTTGGAATCCACTCTCTTTCTGagttttttttctattttctgcaAATTTCTTGATATTGGGCTTCAAACTGAAACCATAAAGATTTCATCTTTACTGTAACATTGGTTTGTTAGCTttcttgaaaatttaattttttttttcttccaacaTTGCTGTTAGAGTGCTAGCACTGTAATGCTCTCTTTTGGGAGTTTGgttgtgtgaaaaatgaaaatgcccCATATCAAGAAATTCCTGCTTTGGAAATGCCCTTTGAATCTTATCTCATTTGCCTCACTTTTGAGGATGTTTTTTTCAGGATTATATTCCAACAGTGTTTGACAATTTCAGTGCAAATGTGGCTGTGGATGGTAACATTGTTAACCTGGGATTATGGGATACTGCTGGTATATccacttgaattttttttttctttttttttttgtgaggaGATATGATTTTTTTGAGGGTTCTGAGTTTGGGTTCTTTTAATCTCTGATTTAAAGGCCAGGAAGATTACAGCAGGTTGAGGCCACTGAGTTACAGAGGTGCAGACATATTTGTTTTGGCTTTCTCTTTAATTAGCAGGGCAAGCTATGAAAATGTTCTCAAAAAGGTAATACTTTTTTCCTCATCTTTTGCCATTTTCTGCATTAGGGTTTGGATTGATCCATAAATCCAACATTGAACATATCAGAAGTAGGTGTTTTTGCTTAGCTGTTTGTCTAAACTGAAGAGCCAGTTGGATGTTTAAGAACTGTCACTTTGTACATAGAATGTAACATAATCATAAACCACCACTGCCAATGTCAATTATCACAAAATAAAAGGCAACCCCACCCAAGTTGGTCCGACCGCTTATTAAcctggttacaagtttgacttccAACTGGAGCGGcctattagccttcttggtttgagtcagaTAGTTATTGGCAACTTAGGCTTGTTTAACTCTTTTGTAGTCCTTTGTCAGCTAGGGTCACGAGGTAGGGTTTACCTGTGCACACTCTCAAAGGAGTATATACTTTCTATATTCCTCTATTATGTGCTCTGGTTCAACTATCTGATAAAAATCTCAATGCCATtctgaatttatttttcagtGGATGCCTGAACTTCGCCGCTTTGCACCCAATGTTCCAATTGTTCTCGTAGGAACAAAACTAGGTACGCCATACACTTATTGCAGCCGAGCTAACATCCTAGCAGAGTTAAGTTGTTGAatatctttgaaaaaaaaatatcacattTGACATGGTTCTTTCATTTTCCTATGCTACAGATCTTCGTGATGACAATAGATATCTGGCTGATCATATGGGTTCTAACGTTATAACACCAGCCCAAGTGCGTATCTAGTTTCCATTTATCTCTGCCTTAGCCATACGTTATTTCAAAGCATCTAATTTAACTCGAAAAAAATTGCAGGGCGAGGAATTAAGGAAGCAAATTGGCGCAGCAGCATACATAGAGTGTAGCTCTAAAACTCAGCAGGTTTTTTACTGCTGTTTGCGTTTCATTGTTTTGGTAGTCTTAACGAATTGTACGTGTATTTTGATAAGTTTAAACCAATCCCTTCTCGTAATGGTCTTGTAGAATGTGAAAGCAGTATTTGACACTGCGATTAAGGTTGTGCTTCAACCACCTAGGAGGAAGGAAATGGCTAGGAAGAAAAGGCGCAGAAGCACCGGCTGCTCAATAGTGTAAGTATCACTTGAACGGATAGATGCATTTGAAGAGAATCTATTTGCGACTTTCCCTTATAATATACTAAGAATATCGAGGATAAAACTAACCGAAATTTCACCTAACTGAAGAGAAATTAGTACTTTGAACCTTCTTCGAGACAGAATACCATCTATGTTAGCATGATGAATTTGCGTGACAAATTTGgattatctttttcttttctactTGAACAGGAGGGGTATAGTTTGCGGGGGTTGTGTGGCTTAGGGAACCTTCGGTGCTGAGGGTTAGGCTCGTATTCATCAACAGCTGGCTGGAATCGGACTCTCAACATGTAGGGGGGGCATGTTTTGTAAGCAATGTCGTTTTGAATGTAGCTGTTTATTATCATCAAAAGTCGGAGAGAATTGTCGATTCTCTCAGGTTCTGTGAATTACTAGTTAACTTACTAATTACTATGTTATGCGCTTTAGTTTGGTGTTTTGAGCAACGCGTTGCACTCGCAATTAttatctatgttcacaaattctTTTGTATTTACATAAGCACAAATGTTGAATTAGAATCTGTCTTTTAATTCTAAAGAGAAAACTGGTATGCATGGTATATAATAGCAGAAGTAATGCAATCCAATCAGAATTATATAGAAaacaagattatatatatatatatacccttcaGATGAAGGTCATTATTACTGCAAAAGAAACTTTTGAATCagtaaaaatgttaaaaagaGCATAAATAATAGCCAAATGATCATTCATTCATTCCCTCTCTCTCTGTAACAGCTAGAGGTATGGCAATCAATAATTTGGGCAATCATTCTTATCAtctgaagatgaagacaatctTGTTCCAAAATTCGACAGGGTGGCTCACTGTAGTTTGGGATTCTGAGTGTTTGGtaaatcgtttttttttttaaacacataATTTGGTTATCGGCTATCAATTAATTGtaaaatactccaaaatattaaatatgaatgAATGTTGGGTGGCTCCAAGTTCACATCTGCCATCTGCCATCTGCCATGGCCATCCAGTGAGTGAGAGTTCCAACAAGACCAACTCTGAAGTTGTTGGGAAATGGCCATAAATGGCAATTCCACTCCCCCACCTTCAACTTTGAAGGATTCTGCTCTATGATTCTATGGGAATATTATTGAATGCCATTTATTAAGAGGAAAAGTGTCGGTGAGACTCGAGATCCCTAGTCTTTTTTCCAAATTTCATCTTTGTGACTAATTGAATTGTTCGTGCATACAAGTTTCAACTTGTTGATTAGAAAGATGGTAATCTTAACTTTTgtataataacatgtaaattatACAAGTAAATAACATTACAAAGATTTGCTAACAATCAAATTGGTGACCTTGAAAATTACGATTCACCTGCTCACCACAATCATTGCTATATTTGCTAGGTCTTTTGACTGCCTATTCCATCTTTTGATAAGTTTTTATTTTCCCAAATGAGTTATTTCCCttatatttaagtatttaactaACTATTTTGGAGAAGTTTGATAATAATCTATTTCTTACTCATacttaatttgtatttaattaatagaCTAACCTTAAATATGTCTATTTTTGTTAGTGAATTAAACACTATCTCTTGATAATTCAATTCCTTATGTAAGACTGGTGCCGTTTCCGCTTGTATTCCTACATTGCTTTCCCACACGGAAAAGTTTTAtgttttactttaaaaaaaaaaaaaaagcaacattttcaaaatgtttatttatttttaatgatttcaCATTTACAGttctttcaaaatttgaaagatTGTGGATTCACTTTTTTTAATAGGTAAATGCAAATTATActattctaaaaattaattttacgtaatttgtaatttttattaatttaaaaataatattttatgtaataTAAGTGTGAGACCATCCTTTGATTTTTACTCCTCTGATgtgtttattattcattaattaaattaattttttttatatttttaatttaattttttgtgtttaataatattctaaataattaaattaaaaataattacagtgaagttttcaaattaaacacatacaaggaaaatggaaattatATAGTCCGTATAAAGTTATAAACCCTCAATAGTCAATAGCCAATGGGGCCCAAATTAGAACCATCGCCATTCGCCATTCGCCATGTCAGAAGCACGTGATTGCACTCAAAGATCACGTGGAATTAACATCTTTCATTCTTAAATTCGTTCTAGAATCGGACAAAGAATCATTCCCCTAGCCGACGAGGACCACCGTGAACCGCCGTGAGCACCGCCATTATAACgaaacaagagagagagagagagagagataccaCAATGGATTCTCCGCCCTCGAAGAGCTGG of Ipomoea triloba cultivar NCNSP0323 chromosome 3, ASM357664v1 contains these proteins:
- the LOC116013676 gene encoding rac-like GTP-binding protein ARAC7 — its product is MMSASKFIKCVTVGDGAVGKTCMLICYTSNKFPTDYIPTVFDNFSANVAVDGNIVNLGLWDTAGQEDYSRLRPLSYRGADIFVLAFSLISRASYENVLKKWMPELRRFAPNVPIVLVGTKLDLRDDNRYLADHMGSNVITPAQGEELRKQIGAAAYIECSSKTQQNVKAVFDTAIKVVLQPPRRKEMARKKRRRSTGCSIVRGIVCGGCVA